The Seriola aureovittata isolate HTS-2021-v1 ecotype China chromosome 3, ASM2101889v1, whole genome shotgun sequence genome includes a region encoding these proteins:
- the cplx2a gene encoding complexin 2, like, translating into MNFVMKAALGGGPPDVGKMLGGEEKEEDPDAAKKEEERQEALRQQEEERKAKYAKMEAERERMRQGIRDKYGLKKREEAEAEAAAAVEEPAAGSLTRPKKAVPAGCGDEEEEESIMDTVMKYLPGPLQDMLKK; encoded by the exons GAGGACCTCCTGATGTGGGCAAGATGCTGGggggggaggagaaagaggaggaccCTGATGCAGcgaagaaagaggaggagcgaCAGGAGGCACtgaggcagcaggaggaggagaggaaggccAAATATGCCAAGATGGAGGCTGAGAGGGAAAGGATGAGGCAAGGCATCAGGGATAAG TATGGTTTGAAAAAGCGTGAAGAAGCCGAGGCTGAGGCAGCAGCCGCTGTGGAGGAGCCCGCAGCCGGCAGCTTGACCCGACCCAAGAAGGCCGTGCCAGCCGGCTGCggtgatgaggaggaagaggaaagcaTCATGGACACAGTGATGAAATACCTGCCAGGCCCACTGCAAGACATGCTGAAGAAGTag
- the tmod1 gene encoding tropomodulin-1 isoform X2, translated as MSVLKKEMEKYRDIDEDELLKKLSEEELQRLEDELEELDPDNALLPAGMRQKDQTKKAPTGTFQRDNLLAHLEKQAKEHPDREDLVPFTGEKRGKAWVPKKRVDPIIESVTLEPELEEALASASDAELCDIAAILGMHTLMSNQQYYEALASSTIVNKQGLNSVIQCTQYKPVPDEEPNSTDVEETLMRVKRNDPDLVEVNLNNIRNIPIPTLKVYAEALMKNTVVERFSIVGTRSNDPVAFALAEMLKVNTTLKSLNVESNFITGTGILALIESLQNNTTLLELKIDNQSQPLGNKVEMEIASMLEKNTTLLKFGYHFTQQGPRLRGSNAMMNNNDLVRKRRLEGGPIFPKCRTNV; from the exons ATGTCGGTGTTGaagaaggagatggagaagtACAGGGACATAGATGAGGACGAGCTGCTGAAGAAACTCTCAGAGGAAGAGCTGCAGCGGTTAGAGGATGAATTAGAGGAGCTGGATCCTGAT AATGCGTTGTTGCCAGCTGGGATGAGGCAGAAGGACCAGACTAAGAAAGCTCCGACAGGAACGTTTCAGAGAGATAACCTCCTGGCCCATCTGGAGAAACAAGCCAAAGAGCACCCAGACAGAGAAGACCTGGTGCCTTTCACAGGGGAGAAGAGAG GGAAAGCCTGGGTACCTAAAAAGAGGGTGGACCCCATCATAGAGAGCGTGACCCTGGAGCCAGAGCTAGAAGAAGCCCTTGCTAGTGCTAGTGATGCTGAACTATGTGACAttgcag CCATCCTGGGTATGCACACCCTGATGAGTAACCAGCAGTACTATGAAGCCCTGGCCAGCAGCACCATAGTCAACAAGCAAGGCCTCAAca GTGTGATCCAGTGCACCCAGTATAAACCAGTCCCTGATGAGGAGCCCAACTCCACTGACGTAGAAGAGACCCTGATGAGAGTGAAGAGGAACGACCCTGACCTAGTTGAGGTCAACCTCAACAACATCAgg AACATCCCTATCCCAACTCTGAAAGTGTACGCTGAGGCTCTGATGAAGAACACTGTGGTGGAGCGGTTCAGTATCGTAGGAACCAGAAGCAATGACCCCGTAGCATTT gCCCTGGCAGAGATGTTGAAGGTTAACACGACGCTGAAGAGCCTGAATGTTGAGTCCAACTTCATCACAGGGACTGGAATCCTGGCCCTCATAGAGTCACTGCAGAATAACACCACGCTACTGGAGCTGAAGATAGACAATCAG AGTCAGCCCTTAGGCAACAAGGTGGAGATGGAGATCGCCAGCATGCTGGAGAAAAACACCACACTGTTGAAGTTTGGCTACCATTTCACCCAGCAGGGCCCGCGCCTCCGAGGCTCCAACGCCATGATGAACAACAACGACCTGG TAAGAAAGAGAAGGCTTGAGGGAGGACCCATCTTCCCTAAGTGTCGGACGAATGTGTAG
- the tmod1 gene encoding tropomodulin-1 isoform X1, whose protein sequence is MSVLKKEMEKYRDIDEDELLKKLSEEELQRLEDELEELDPDNALLPAGMRQKDQTKKAPTGTFQRDNLLAHLEKQAKEHPDREDLVPFTGEKRGKAWVPKKRVDPIIESVTLEPELEEALASASDAELCDIAAILGMHTLMSNQQYYEALASSTIVNKQGLNSVIQCTQYKPVPDEEPNSTDVEETLMRVKRNDPDLVEVNLNNIRNIPIPTLKVYAEALMKNTVVERFSIVGTRSNDPVAFALAEMLKVNTTLKSLNVESNFITGTGILALIESLQNNTTLLELKIDNQSQPLGNKVEMEIASMLEKNTTLLKFGYHFTQQGPRLRGSNAMMNNNDLARVVRSESDGSFTLTLSVPELERAFGKKFKSKTNKKEKA, encoded by the exons ATGTCGGTGTTGaagaaggagatggagaagtACAGGGACATAGATGAGGACGAGCTGCTGAAGAAACTCTCAGAGGAAGAGCTGCAGCGGTTAGAGGATGAATTAGAGGAGCTGGATCCTGAT AATGCGTTGTTGCCAGCTGGGATGAGGCAGAAGGACCAGACTAAGAAAGCTCCGACAGGAACGTTTCAGAGAGATAACCTCCTGGCCCATCTGGAGAAACAAGCCAAAGAGCACCCAGACAGAGAAGACCTGGTGCCTTTCACAGGGGAGAAGAGAG GGAAAGCCTGGGTACCTAAAAAGAGGGTGGACCCCATCATAGAGAGCGTGACCCTGGAGCCAGAGCTAGAAGAAGCCCTTGCTAGTGCTAGTGATGCTGAACTATGTGACAttgcag CCATCCTGGGTATGCACACCCTGATGAGTAACCAGCAGTACTATGAAGCCCTGGCCAGCAGCACCATAGTCAACAAGCAAGGCCTCAAca GTGTGATCCAGTGCACCCAGTATAAACCAGTCCCTGATGAGGAGCCCAACTCCACTGACGTAGAAGAGACCCTGATGAGAGTGAAGAGGAACGACCCTGACCTAGTTGAGGTCAACCTCAACAACATCAgg AACATCCCTATCCCAACTCTGAAAGTGTACGCTGAGGCTCTGATGAAGAACACTGTGGTGGAGCGGTTCAGTATCGTAGGAACCAGAAGCAATGACCCCGTAGCATTT gCCCTGGCAGAGATGTTGAAGGTTAACACGACGCTGAAGAGCCTGAATGTTGAGTCCAACTTCATCACAGGGACTGGAATCCTGGCCCTCATAGAGTCACTGCAGAATAACACCACGCTACTGGAGCTGAAGATAGACAATCAG AGTCAGCCCTTAGGCAACAAGGTGGAGATGGAGATCGCCAGCATGCTGGAGAAAAACACCACACTGTTGAAGTTTGGCTACCATTTCACCCAGCAGGGCCCGCGCCTCCGAGGCTCCAACGCCATGATGAACAACAACGACCTGG CCCGTGTCGTCAGGTCAGAGTCGGACGGCTCCTTCaccctcactctgtctgtccctGAGCTGGAGAGAGCCTTTGGGAAAAAGTTCAAGTccaagacaaa TAAGAAAGAGAAGGCTTGA
- the tdrd7a gene encoding tudor domain-containing protein 7A, with protein MADSESIKKMLRSVLQSSKAGVSINSLQSEYRSLCGEFIPLKKLGYSKLEEYLRNIPSVVRLEYRMGELKCFAAVCQETAHIAELVARQKSSKKSGHSQVINCKMRFKPFNPYMLNVKPRSSLRQPSAAGSSNRQTNRSQPHGGYRGFSASGDYRQLDQRFSSITPVEHRQPASQPVVKQCPMPDRKEKSLANFQKPRVSFTEKPPVQASRPNQSKSSLYDVVLVQSRITRLLEKYCSGLWMSKISNVYSEMFGQKLHPQVLIDLEKWTHICMVEQPSCTNRVDRLVYPPLPPKLSVVPSSSVNDSPPTSPTNSSANTTQVSSCPSTPEELFPLLSSPVPKPRLSPKSPLAQPTFIFPPQPVAASSGKLLSSVTSHSPVHNPVLAPQLPPLASFGVNAVGRCKNNHNLTTTTHYQSTRPPAPTWTSSASASAAASPIQPGPDILPLLEVTFSPTSDSPPKSSAVTLSAEVRQRIKELLSKYSLGLWAHALPELFMDTYKTPFPEHVLDNLSLLLDMCTVEYPMPGNKNKAILYNASKTHMEATDNQESQQFRSQPLPSGLKVLGPVIPPCLVLPSEQYPSVLITDAKSSNAVTVRYVGENYSNAQEAMEDALRSFYIKDSPHQHLSKPVVGQLVAVRGEDGDELARAQVTEVMAPNKVKVYYVDYGFSVETSLSNLLELHQDFLRLPFQATNVRLAGLETFSSHPLVLSSLDKLAVAKILLMETLEPCQQTDMPVAVLYDTSQDDDVNINSTCLKTLQDKTMNNPLTVNVTYRDVCVTNVCADGIIHCQLPSRGTARLSSLLEKTEAFFISQMTSESLVSRPFSGKFCLARYKGKWSRVEITNMYSNRVMEILYIDVGIPATVEVTDLREIPPLLLKDFTIIPPQAIKCHLADLKFPEGDWSPEAVLWVKEAVLGSQDCKMKIVKLDKHKGDWLIYMYLFIGAVSQELDKSINYQLAHSELWQKLTTQNNTIKSSNSGEHTGLSALVEKLTLSSLVQNPVVKASTQPCRRAEDPSLMDTATKTGKQPLQMPPSLALPQPGQNIDVFVPVACHPGYFVLQPWQDLHKLVVLMGEMVLYYNRTWKTNTTTDIQKGDVCAAKIDKNWHRVQVKGILANGLVSVYELDHGKHELVRSYSIKPLIEEFRQLPFQAITAQLAGVTHHQWSEEASMLFRNHVEKRALVAHVESVQEVSDVKGELWDHRLTVYLVDTTLEDRDLWIHSIMADIGGNLSSAA; from the exons ATGGCAGACAGTGAGTCTATAAAGAAAATGCTGAGGTCTGTTCTTCAGTCCAGCAAGGCAGGTGTGTCTATTAACAGCCTTCAGTCAGAGTACCGGTCACTGTGCGGAGAGTTCATCCCGTTAAAGAAGCTGGGCTACTCAAAACTGGAGGAGTACCTCAGAAATATCCCCTCTGTGGTGCGGTTGGAGTACCGGATGGGTGAG ttgaaaTGCTTTGCTGCAGTGTGCCAAGAGACGGCCCACATTGCTGAACTGGTGGCCAGGCAGAAGAGCTCCAAGAAATCTGGTCACTCACAAGTCATCAACTGCAAGATGAGATTCAAACCTTTCAACCCCTACATGCTCAATG TGAAGCCAAGGTCTTCTCTCCGTCAGCCCTCGGCTGCTGGTTCCTCTAACCGGCAGACAAACCGTTCTCAGCCCCACGGTGGCTACAGAGGGTTCAGTGCATCAGGGGACTACAG GCAGTTGGACCAAAGGTTCAGCTCCATTACACCAGTCGAACACCGACAACCGGCTTCTCAACCAGTTGTGAAACAATGTCCCATGCCTGACAG GAAGGAGAAGAGCTTGGCAAACTTCCAGAAGCCTAGAG tATCTTTCACAGAGAAGCCTCCTGTACAAGCCTCCAGACCCAACCAATCGAAG TCTAGTCTGTATGATGTGGTGCTGGTGCAGAGCAGGATAACTCGACTTCTGGAGAAGTATTGCAGTGGACTTTGGATGTCGAAAATTTCAAATGTCTACAGTGAAATGTTCGGTCAGAAGCTCCACCCTCAGGTGCTCATAGACCTCGAAAAATGGACACACATTTGTATG GTGGAGCAACCCTCCTGCACCAACCGAGTTGACCGGCTGGTCtaccctcctctgcctcccaaGCTTTCTGTTGTCCCTAGTAGTAGCGTCAATGACTCCCCTCCAACATCACCCACCAATTCAAGTGCTAACACTACACAAGTTTCTTCATGTCCCTCAACACCTGAAGaactcttccctctcctctcttcccctgtTCCTAAACCTAGGCTTTCTCCCAAAAGCCCCTTGGCTCAGCCAACTTTCATTTTTCCTCCACAACCTGTTGCTGCCTCTTCAGGCAAGCTGTTGTCCTCAGTCACGTCGCACAGCCCTGTCCACAACCCAGTTCTTGCTCCACAACTACCCCCACTCGCCAGTTTTGGAGTCAATGCTGTTGGCAGatgtaaaaataatcacaacttGACTACAACTACCCACTACCAAAGCACTCGGCCCCCAGCCCCTACATGGACTTCATCAGCCAGtgcttctgctgcagcttccCCCATCCAACCTGGTCCTGACATTTTACCCCTTTTGGAGGTCACCTTTTCCCCGACCTCTGATTCTCCCCCAAAATCTTCTGCTGTCACTTTGTCAGCTGAGGTGCGTCAGAGAATAAAGGAGCTTCTGTCCAAGTACAGTCTCGGTTTGTGGGCCCACGCTTTACCTGAACTGTTTATGGACACATACAAGACGCCATTTCCAGAGCATGTTCTGGACAACTTGTCTCTTTTGCTGGATATGTGCACCGTGGAGTACCCCATGCCAGGTAACAAGAACAAG GCCATCCTGTATAACGCCAGCAAAACACACATGGAAGCCACAGACAACCAAGAAAGCCAGCAGTTCAGAAGTCAACCCCTACCCTCTGGTCTAAAGGTCCTGGGACCTGTGATTCCTCCCTGTCTGGTTCTTCCCTCAGAGCAGTATCCTTCTGTGCTGATTACTGATGCTAAGAGCAGCAATGCTGTTACTGTAAG GTATGTCGGTGAGAACTACTCCAATGCCCAGGAGGCCATGGAGGATGCACTGCGCTCTTTCTACATCAAAGACTCCCCCCACCAACATCTGTCTAAACCTGTTGTTGGTCAGCTGGTGGCagtcagaggagaggatggagatgaGCTGGCCAGGGCTCAGGTCACAGAGGTTATGGCCCCTAACAAAGTTAAG GTATACTATGTTGACTATGGCTTTTCTGTGGAGACAAGTCTGAGTAATCTGCTGGAGCTGCACCAGGATTTCCTCCGTCTGCCCTTCCAGGCTACTAATGTTCGACTCGCAG GTTTAGAGACTTTCAGCTCCCATCCGCTGGTCCTGTCCTCCCTGGACAAGTTGGCAGTCGCAAAGATACTGCTGATGGAGACATTAGAGCCATGTCAACAGACGGACATGCCTGTAGCAGTGCTGTATGACACTTCGCAGGATGATGACGTCAACATTAACTCCACCTGCCTCAAGACTCTGCAGGACAAGACTATGAACAACCCTTTGACT GTAAATGTTACCTATCGGGATGTGTGTGtcacaaatgtgtgtgcagatggCATCATCCACTGCCAGCTGCCCTCCAGAGGGACAGCAAGACTCAGCAGTTTACTGGAAAAAACAGAGGCCTTCTTCATCTCCCAG ATGACATCTGAATCCCTGGTATCCAGACCCTTCAGTGGCAAGTTTTGCCTAGCCCGCTACAAAGGAAAGTGGTCCAGAGTGGAG atCACCAACATGTACAGCAACAGAGTGATGGAGATCCTCTACATTGACGTGGGTATCCCAGCGACTGTAGAGGTGACTGATCTCCGAGAGATCCCGCCTCTTTTGCTCAAAGACTTCACCATCATCCCGCCACAG GCTATCAAATGCCATCTGGCTGACCTCAAATTTCCAGAGGGAGACTGGAGTCCAGAGGCTGTTCTGTGGGTGAAGGAGGCCGTCCTTGGCTCTCAAGACTGTAAAATGAAG atCGTGAAATTAGACAAGCACAAAGGGGACTGGCTGATCTATATGTACCTCTTCATTGGCGCTGTCAGTCAGGAACTGGACAAGAGCATCAACTATCAGCTGGCTCACTCAGAGTTGTGGCAGAAACTcacaacacagaacaacacaatCAAAAGCAGTAACAGCGGCGAGCATACAG GTCTCAGTGCTCTAGTGGAGAAGTTGACTCTGAGCAGCTTAGTCCAGAACCCCGTTGTTAAGGCCTCAACCCAGCCTTGTCGCAGAGCAGAGGACCCGTCTCTCATGGACACAGCCACCAAAACTGGGAAGCAGCCCCTTCAAATGCCTCCCTCACTGGCGCTCCCCCAG CCTGGTCAGAATATTGATGTGTTTGTGCCGGTGGCCTGCCACCCAGGTTACTTTGTGCTGCAGCCATGGCAGGACCTGCATAAGCTGGTGGTGTTGATGGGGGAGATGGTCCTCTATTATAACCGGACGTGGAAGACCAACACGACCACAGACATCCAGAAAGGAGATGTCTGTGCTGCCAAAATAGACAAAAA TTGGCACCGTGTTCAGGTGAAAGGGATTCTGGCCAATGGGTTGGTGTCTGTCTATGAGCTAGACCACGGCAAACATGAGCTGGTCCGTAGTTATTCCATCAAGCCCCTGATAGAGGAATTCAGACAGCTGCCCTTCCAGGCTATCACTGCACAACTGGCAG GTGTGACACACCACCAGTGGTCAGAGGAGGCCTCCATGTTGTTCAGAAACCACGTGGAGAAGCGAGCGCTGGTAGCTCACGTGGAGAGTGTGCAGGAGGTGTCAGACGTCAAAGGTGAGCTGTGGGACCACCGGTTGACAGTTTACCTGGTGGACACCACATTGGAGGACAGGGACCTTTGGATTCACAGCATCATGGCTGACATCGGCGGTAACCTGTCTTCAGCAGCCTAG